The genomic region TTCCGCCGCCACAGGCGCTGGTTCACGCCGCTGCCGAGAGCGTGGGCAACTTTACTGCCGTCGAAACCGGGTAGCTGGCGCAGGCGGTCGAGGAACTTGCTGTCGGCCGCCGATCGCGGCACGACGCAGCCGTTCCCCTTGGTGCCGATCAGCACGTAGAACACCACGTCGGTGAACGGGCCGTCCGACGTGCTGATGATTCGAACCTCCGAAAGCTCCTGCCACGCAACCTCTTCGATACGTCCGTTGTCGAGGGTGCGCCGGACGAACCTGTCGTTGATCTCGACTCCGGCCATGGATCAATAGTGCGCTATGAGCCGCACGTATGCATAGACCCTAATTCGCCCGATTGCGAATGAAATAGCAAATGCAAGAACGACTCTGGCGATGCGAGGGCCCGGAGATCATGCCCCGGCCGCGCACCGCCGTCGTCGCCGGGAATCAGCCCTTGAGCAGCGCGCGCGACATCACCACGCGTTGAATCTGGTTGGTGCCCTCGTAGATCTGGGTGATCTTGGCATCGCGCATCATTCGCTCCACCGGGAAATCGGTGGTGTAGCCCGCGCCGCCGAACAACTGCACCGCATCGGTGGTGACCGACATGGCGACATCGGAGGCGAAGCACTTGGCGGCGGCGGAGATGAAGCCGAGGTTCTTCTCGCCGCGTTCGGCGCGGGCGGCGGAGGTGTAGACCATGAGCCGGGCGGCCTCCACCTTCATCGCCATATCGGCGAGCATGAACTGGGTGTTCTGGAAATCCGCGATGGGCTTGCCGAACTGCTTGCGGTCCTTGGTGTAGGCGAGGGCCGCGTCCAGGGCGCCCTGGGCGATGCCCACGGCCTGCGCGCCGATGGTCGGGCGGGTGTGGTCGAGGGTCTCCAGCGCGGTCTTGAAGCCGGTGCCCTCCGCGCCGATGATCCGGTCGCCGGGTATCCGGCAGTTCTCGAAGTACAGCTCCGCGGTCGGCGAACCCTTGATGCCGAGCTTGTGCTCGAGCGGCCCCACCACGAAACCCTCGTCGTCCTTGTGCACCATGAAGGCCGAGATGCCGTTGGCGCCCTTCTCCGGGTCGGTGACGGCCATGACGGTGTACCAGGAGGATTTGCCGCCGTTGGTGATCCAGCACTTGGAGCCGTTGATCACCCAGTCGTCGCCGTCGCGGCGGGCACGGGTGCGCATACTGCCGGCGTCGGATCCGGCCTCGCGCTCGGACAGCGCGTAGGAGGCCATCAGGCCGCCGGCGATATCGGGCAGCACCCGCTGCTTCAGCTCCTCGGAACCCTTCAGGATCAGGCCCATGGTGCCGAGCTTGTTCACCGCCGGGATCAGCGAGGACGAGCCGCACACCCGCGCGACCTCCTCGATCACGATGCAGGTGGCGACGGAATCCGCGCCCTGGCCGCCGTACGCCTCGGGGACGTGCACGGCGTTGAAGCCGGCGGCGTTCAGCGCGTCCAGGGCCTCCTGCGGGAACCGTGCCCGGCCGTCGACGTCCTTCGCGTACGGCGCGATCTCCTTCTCCGAGAGGGCGCGGATGGCCGCGCGCAACTCGTGATGGACGTCGTCCAGCTGAAAGAGTCCGAAGTCGGGGTTGCCCGCCATGAGTTCACTCCTGGTCGTGGGTCGGATCGCGTGACGACGCGAAGCTCCAGCATGTCGGCACCGAGTGCCATTCAATTCGAGTATACGCCGCCAGGTGGCGACCACATGCGCGGACGGGCGTGTTCAGCGGGTGGCACTGAGTGCCAAGGTGTGCGATCAGGAAACTGTGAGCGCCATCACAGACTACCGAGGTGATCCGACAGCAACTCGGCCACCTGTCGCGGCGGCATGTCGCGGGGGAACACCGCCACCACCATCTCGCCCGCCGCGCGATCGCCGCGCGGGACGGCGGCCAGGGCCGTGCGCAGATCCGCGGCGGCGGCCTCGCTCTCGCCGCGCACCATCCGGCGCAGCAGATAGTTGTGGGTGGCCGTGACCGCGGCGCTGAACTGCACCATCGCCAGATCCGGGGCGTCGGGCAACCGGCCGCGCAGATAATCGGTGAACAGCCGCTCGTAGCGGAACACCGTGACGATCTCGCGATCGCGCAGCGCCGGCACCTGCCGGACCACCCGATACCGCTGGGCCGCCAATTCCCTTGTCCGGGTGAATCTCTCGAATACCCCGACGACCGCCTCGCAGACTGCGGTCCACGGATCGGTCTGCGCCGCTTCGAGATCCGCGCGCGCCTGCGCCAATTGTGCTTCGTGGTCGGCGAAGACCACATCCTCCTTGGAGCGGAACTGCCGGAAGAACGTCCGCCGCGACACCCCCGCCGCCTCCGCGATCTCGTCGACGGAGGTGGCCTCGTACCCCTGCTCCGCGAACAGCCGCAGCGCCTCCCCGGCCACCCGCAACCGGAACCGGGCGGCCTCCGCGGCGACCTCGGCACGAGCATTGTCGTCAACAGGCACCCGTCAACGGTAGCGAGTGCC from Nocardia sp. BMG111209 harbors:
- a CDS encoding acyl-CoA dehydrogenase, producing MAGNPDFGLFQLDDVHHELRAAIRALSEKEIAPYAKDVDGRARFPQEALDALNAAGFNAVHVPEAYGGQGADSVATCIVIEEVARVCGSSSLIPAVNKLGTMGLILKGSEELKQRVLPDIAGGLMASYALSEREAGSDAGSMRTRARRDGDDWVINGSKCWITNGGKSSWYTVMAVTDPEKGANGISAFMVHKDDEGFVVGPLEHKLGIKGSPTAELYFENCRIPGDRIIGAEGTGFKTALETLDHTRPTIGAQAVGIAQGALDAALAYTKDRKQFGKPIADFQNTQFMLADMAMKVEAARLMVYTSAARAERGEKNLGFISAAAKCFASDVAMSVTTDAVQLFGGAGYTTDFPVERMMRDAKITQIYEGTNQIQRVVMSRALLKG
- a CDS encoding TetR family transcriptional regulator → MPVDDNARAEVAAEAARFRLRVAGEALRLFAEQGYEATSVDEIAEAAGVSRRTFFRQFRSKEDVVFADHEAQLAQARADLEAAQTDPWTAVCEAVVGVFERFTRTRELAAQRYRVVRQVPALRDREIVTVFRYERLFTDYLRGRLPDAPDLAMVQFSAAVTATHNYLLRRMVRGESEAAAADLRTALAAVPRGDRAAGEMVVAVFPRDMPPRQVAELLSDHLGSL